In Passer domesticus isolate bPasDom1 chromosome 1, bPasDom1.hap1, whole genome shotgun sequence, one DNA window encodes the following:
- the SALL3 gene encoding sal-like protein 3 isoform X1: MSRRKQAKPQHLKSDEELQAEVVSEHAVPGEGADDGDSGNESRSGSEETNICEKCCAEFFKWTDFLEHKKSCTKNPLVLIVNEDEPAPPPTEEFPDPSPASSPSDQAESEAAEEGVQAENNDGSEVKNTEKEEEPMEVETSAEKNFQNQGTSNTATPLPQIPEPSSMTSYNMPNTNVTLETLLSTKVAVAQFSQSARASASTSISSGVTAVAIPMILEQLMALQQQQIHQLQLIEQIRSQVAMMNRQPLRPSLNQIVAAQGGPGHASNQLQGFATSAAVQLTAVIPSAIVGQATSGQPTIFDGSQHISRPTSGTSTPNISSSGSSALPESGVPSSSNAITSITPVSVSNAPNSASQPQNASTPPSIGHGSLTSVSSLPNPLLPQTSSNSVIFPNPLVSIAATANALDPLSALMKHRKGKPPNVSVFEPKSSSEDPFFKHKCRFCAKVFGSDSALQIHLRSHTGERPFKCNICGNRFSTKGNLKVHFQRHKEKYPHIQMNPYPVPEYLDNVPTCSGIPYGMSLPPEKPVTTWLDSKPVLPTVPTSIGLQLPPTIPGVNSYGDSPSITPMSRSPQRPSPASSECTSLSPSLNTSESGVPASAESPQPVQSGSSLTKAEPVTLPPTSTRLGDLSAGGQVSAAATSSIPTVVTDSSVATSLPNPVLPAVSDQFKAKFPFGGLLDSMQTSETSKLQQLVENIDKKMTDPNQCVICHRVLSCQSALKMHYRTHTGERPFKCKICGRAFTTKGNLKTHFGVHRAKPPLRVQHSCPICQKKFTNAVVLQQHIRMHMGGQIPNTPLPEGFQDAMDSELSYDEKNVDTLSNFDDDIDENSMEEDPELKDTASDSSKPLISYSGSCPSSPPSVISSIAALENQMKMIDSVMNCQQLTSLKSIENGSGESDHLSNDSSSAVGDLESQSAGSPAMSESSSSMQALSPVNSNSESFRSKSPGLSNQEEPQEIQLKTEKPDSPPPTTENGGALDLTSTNPGRPVIKEEAPFSLLFLNRERGPSQSTPSLVTSTAPTMIKMEVNGHSKPISLGEVPSLPAGIQVPAAPQTVMSPGITPMLAPPPRRTPKQHNCQSCGKTFSSASALQIHERTHTGEKPFGCTICGRAFTTKGNLKVHMGTHMWNNAPARRGRRLSVENPMALLGGDALKFSEMFQKDLAARAMNVDPNFWNQYAAAITNGLAMKNNEISVIQNGGIPQLPVSLGGGAIPPLSNLTGGMDKARTGSSPPIVSLDKASSETGASRPFTRFIEDNKEIGIN; this comes from the exons ATGTCTCGTCGAAAGCAGGCGAAACCCCAGCATCTCAAATCGGACGAAGAGCTGCAAGCAGAGGTAGTTTCTGAGCACG CAGTCCCGGGAGAAGGAGCAGATGATGGTGATAGCGGGAACGAGAGCAGGAGCGGAAGCGAAGAAACCAACATCTGTGAGAAGTGCTGCGCTGAGTTCTTCAAGTGGACAGACTTCCTGGAGCACAAGAAGAGCTGCACTAAAAACCCCCTGGTGCTGATTGTCAATGAAGATGAACCAGCTCCACCCCCCACTGAGGAATTCCCTGATCCCTCACCCGCGAGCTCTCCCAGTGACCAGGCAGAGAGTGAAGCTGCTGAAGAAGGCGTCCAGGCAGAAAACAATGACGGCTCTGAGgtaaaaaacacagaaaaggaagaagagcCAATGGAGGTAGAAACTTCTGCAGAGAAAAATTTCCAGAATCAAGGCACCTCAAACACAGCTACTCCTCTACCTCAGATCCCTGAACCATCTTCCATGACAAGCTACAATATGCCAAACACCAATGTCACGCTAgagactctgctgagcacaaaaGTGGCAGTCGCACAGTTCTCACAGAGTGCACGGGCCTCTGCTTCCACGAGCATCAGCAGTGGGGTGACGGCTGTGGCCATCCCCATGATTCTGGAGCAGCTcatggccctgcagcagcagcagattcaCCAGCTCCAGCTGATCGAGCAGATTCGCAGTCAGGTGGCAATGATGAACCGCCAGCCCCTGCGACCATCCCTCAACCAGATCGTGGCTGCACAGGGTGGTCCTGGGCACGCCTCCAACCAGCTGCAAGGGTTTGCCACCAGCGCCGCCGTCCAGCTCACTGCAGTCATTCCTTCCGCCATCGTGGGGCAGGCCACCAGTGGTCAGCCCACCATCTTTGACGGCTCTCAGCACATCTCAAGACCCACATCTGGAACAAGTACACCCAATATATCCAGCAGTGGCTCTTCTGCCCTGCCTGAATCAggtgtaccttcctcctcaaacGCGATTACGTCCATAACTCCTGTTTCTGTGTCAAATGCTCCTAACAGTGCTTCGCAGCCCCAGAATGCTTCGACTCCACCTTCAATCGGACATGGAAGCCTCACCTCAGTATCCAGCCTGCCAAACCCACTTCTACCTCAGACTTCATCAAACAGCGTGATCTTCCCCAATCCGCTGGTTAGCATCGCTGCAACTGCTAACGCACTCGATCCTTTGTCCGCCCTTATGAAGCACCGCAAAGGAAAGCCACCAAATGTGTCAGTGTTTGAACCCAAGTCAAGCTCTGAGGATCCCTTTTTTAAACATAAATGCCGATTTTGTGCCAAGGTCTTTGGAAGTGACAGTGCTTTACAGATTCACCTCCGCTCGCATACAGGTGAAAGACCTTTTAAGTGTAACATATGTGGAAACCGCTTTTCCACAAAGGGCAACCTGAAAGTTCATTTTCAGAGGCATAAAGAGAAATACCCTCACATTCAGATGAACCCTTATCCTGTTCCAGAATACCTCGATAATGTGCCCACCTGCTCTGGAATCCCATATGGGATGTCACTGCCCCCTGAAAAGCCGGTCACAACGTGGTTAGACAGTAAACCTGTTTTACCAACTGTCCCGACTTCCATCGGGCTCCAGCTGCCCCCCACTATACCTGGTGTGAACAGTTATGGAGACTCTCCAAGTATCACTCCTATGAGCAGGTCACCCCAGAGGCCTTCTCCTGCCTCCAGTGAATGCACTTCTCTGTCCCCGAGCCTCAACACTTCTGAGTCAGGTGTTCCGGCATCTGCTGAATCCCCACAGCCCGTTCAGAGTGGCTCATCTCTGACAAAGGCAGAACCTGTCACTCTGCCTCCCACGAGCACACGGCTTGGGGATCTTTCTGCAGGTGGGCAAGTTTCTGCGGCTGCCACGTCTTCAATTCCTACGGTGGTTACAGACAGCAGTGTTGCAACAAGCCTCCCAAACCCTGTTCTTCCAGCAGTGTCTGACCAGTTTAAGGCAAAGTTTCCATTTGGTGGTCTGCTAGACTCTATGCAAACATCAGAAACCTCAAAACTACAACAGCTAGTGGAGAACATTGATAAGAAGATGACAGATCCAAATCAATGTGTCATTTGTCACCGTGTGCTTAGTTGTCAGAGTGCTCTCAAGATGCATTACAgaacacatacaggagaaagaccatttaaatgcaaaatttgtGGACGTGCCTTTACTACAAAAGGCAATCTAAAAACACATTTTGGAGTTCATCGAGCAAAGCCACCACTTAGAGTACAGCACTCGTGTCCCATTTGTCAGAAGAAATTTACAAACGCAGTTGTTCTTCAGCAGCACATTCGTATGCATATGGGTGGACAAATTCCGAACACACCGCTGCCAGAGGGCTTCCAGGATGCCATGGACTCAGAGCTTTCCTATGATGAGAAGAATGTCGACACACTGAGCAACTTCGATGATGACATTGATGAAAATTCTATGGAAGAGGACCCAGAACTAAAGGACACGGCAAGTGATTCATCCAAACCCCTTATCTCTTACTCTGGGTCATGTCCTTCTTCACCACCTTCTGTGATCTCCAGTATTGCTGCTTTGGAGAATCAAATGAAAATGATTGATTCTGTCATGAACTGTCAGCAGCTGACCAGTTTAAAATCCATAGAAAATGgatcaggggaaagtgaccattTGAGCAATGACTCCTCATCAGCTGTTGGTGATCTTGAAAGCCAGAGTGCAGGCAGCCCTGCAATGTCAGAGTCTTCTTCCTCCATGCAAGCTTTGTCTCCTGTGAATAGCAATAGTGAAAGTTTCAGATCAAAGTCCCCCGGTCTCAGTAACCAGGAAGAGCCACAAGAAATACaattaaagacagaaaaacCAGACAGTCCGCCACCCACAACTGAAAATGGAGGCGCATTAGACCTGACATCCACCAACCCGGGAAGACCGGTCATCAAAGAGGAGGCTCCTTTTAGTCTGCTGTTCCTGAACAGAGAACGTG GTCCCAGCCAAAGTACTCCTAGCCTGGTCACCAGTACAGCACCTACCATGATCAAAATGGAAGTGAATGGTCACAGCAAGCCGATCTCTTTGGGTGAGGTTCCCTCGCTTCCAGCTGGAatccaggttcctgctgcaCCACAGACAGTGATGAGTCCGGGGATCACCCCTATGCTGGCACCCCCCCCTCGCCGGACTCCCAAGCAGCACAACTGTCAGTCGTGCGGGAAGACCTTCTCCTCAGCAAGTGCACTGCAGATACACGAGCGCACCCATACCGGTGAAAAACCGTTTGGTTGCACAATCTGTGGTAGAGCTTTTACCACAAAGGGGAATCTTAAG GTTCACATGGGGACTCACATGTGGAATAACGCCCCTGCACGCCGTGGCAGACGCCTCTCTGTGGAAAACCCCATGGCTTTGCTCGGTGGCGATGCTCTCAAGTTCTCTGAGATGTTCCAGAAGGATTTGGCAGCTCGGGCCATGAATGTTGACCCCAATTTTTGGAACCAATATGCTGCAGCTATCACTAATGGACTTGCTATGAAGAACAATGAGATTTCTGTCATACAGAATGGAGGCATTCCTCAGCTCCCAGTAAGTTTAGGTGGAGGCGCCATCCCGCCTCTAAGTAACCTTACCGGTGGCATGGACAAAGCTCGCACAGGCAGCAGTCCTCCCATTGTCAGTCTGGACAAAGCAAGTTCTGAGACGGGAGCCAGTCGTCCATTCACCAGATTTATTGAGGATAATAAAGAGATTGGCATAAATTAA
- the SALL3 gene encoding sal-like protein 3 isoform X2, whose protein sequence is MSRRKQAKPQHLKSDEELQAEVVSEHVPGEGADDGDSGNESRSGSEETNICEKCCAEFFKWTDFLEHKKSCTKNPLVLIVNEDEPAPPPTEEFPDPSPASSPSDQAESEAAEEGVQAENNDGSEVKNTEKEEEPMEVETSAEKNFQNQGTSNTATPLPQIPEPSSMTSYNMPNTNVTLETLLSTKVAVAQFSQSARASASTSISSGVTAVAIPMILEQLMALQQQQIHQLQLIEQIRSQVAMMNRQPLRPSLNQIVAAQGGPGHASNQLQGFATSAAVQLTAVIPSAIVGQATSGQPTIFDGSQHISRPTSGTSTPNISSSGSSALPESGVPSSSNAITSITPVSVSNAPNSASQPQNASTPPSIGHGSLTSVSSLPNPLLPQTSSNSVIFPNPLVSIAATANALDPLSALMKHRKGKPPNVSVFEPKSSSEDPFFKHKCRFCAKVFGSDSALQIHLRSHTGERPFKCNICGNRFSTKGNLKVHFQRHKEKYPHIQMNPYPVPEYLDNVPTCSGIPYGMSLPPEKPVTTWLDSKPVLPTVPTSIGLQLPPTIPGVNSYGDSPSITPMSRSPQRPSPASSECTSLSPSLNTSESGVPASAESPQPVQSGSSLTKAEPVTLPPTSTRLGDLSAGGQVSAAATSSIPTVVTDSSVATSLPNPVLPAVSDQFKAKFPFGGLLDSMQTSETSKLQQLVENIDKKMTDPNQCVICHRVLSCQSALKMHYRTHTGERPFKCKICGRAFTTKGNLKTHFGVHRAKPPLRVQHSCPICQKKFTNAVVLQQHIRMHMGGQIPNTPLPEGFQDAMDSELSYDEKNVDTLSNFDDDIDENSMEEDPELKDTASDSSKPLISYSGSCPSSPPSVISSIAALENQMKMIDSVMNCQQLTSLKSIENGSGESDHLSNDSSSAVGDLESQSAGSPAMSESSSSMQALSPVNSNSESFRSKSPGLSNQEEPQEIQLKTEKPDSPPPTTENGGALDLTSTNPGRPVIKEEAPFSLLFLNRERGPSQSTPSLVTSTAPTMIKMEVNGHSKPISLGEVPSLPAGIQVPAAPQTVMSPGITPMLAPPPRRTPKQHNCQSCGKTFSSASALQIHERTHTGEKPFGCTICGRAFTTKGNLKVHMGTHMWNNAPARRGRRLSVENPMALLGGDALKFSEMFQKDLAARAMNVDPNFWNQYAAAITNGLAMKNNEISVIQNGGIPQLPVSLGGGAIPPLSNLTGGMDKARTGSSPPIVSLDKASSETGASRPFTRFIEDNKEIGIN, encoded by the exons ATGTCTCGTCGAAAGCAGGCGAAACCCCAGCATCTCAAATCGGACGAAGAGCTGCAAGCAGAGGTAGTTTCTGAGCACG TCCCGGGAGAAGGAGCAGATGATGGTGATAGCGGGAACGAGAGCAGGAGCGGAAGCGAAGAAACCAACATCTGTGAGAAGTGCTGCGCTGAGTTCTTCAAGTGGACAGACTTCCTGGAGCACAAGAAGAGCTGCACTAAAAACCCCCTGGTGCTGATTGTCAATGAAGATGAACCAGCTCCACCCCCCACTGAGGAATTCCCTGATCCCTCACCCGCGAGCTCTCCCAGTGACCAGGCAGAGAGTGAAGCTGCTGAAGAAGGCGTCCAGGCAGAAAACAATGACGGCTCTGAGgtaaaaaacacagaaaaggaagaagagcCAATGGAGGTAGAAACTTCTGCAGAGAAAAATTTCCAGAATCAAGGCACCTCAAACACAGCTACTCCTCTACCTCAGATCCCTGAACCATCTTCCATGACAAGCTACAATATGCCAAACACCAATGTCACGCTAgagactctgctgagcacaaaaGTGGCAGTCGCACAGTTCTCACAGAGTGCACGGGCCTCTGCTTCCACGAGCATCAGCAGTGGGGTGACGGCTGTGGCCATCCCCATGATTCTGGAGCAGCTcatggccctgcagcagcagcagattcaCCAGCTCCAGCTGATCGAGCAGATTCGCAGTCAGGTGGCAATGATGAACCGCCAGCCCCTGCGACCATCCCTCAACCAGATCGTGGCTGCACAGGGTGGTCCTGGGCACGCCTCCAACCAGCTGCAAGGGTTTGCCACCAGCGCCGCCGTCCAGCTCACTGCAGTCATTCCTTCCGCCATCGTGGGGCAGGCCACCAGTGGTCAGCCCACCATCTTTGACGGCTCTCAGCACATCTCAAGACCCACATCTGGAACAAGTACACCCAATATATCCAGCAGTGGCTCTTCTGCCCTGCCTGAATCAggtgtaccttcctcctcaaacGCGATTACGTCCATAACTCCTGTTTCTGTGTCAAATGCTCCTAACAGTGCTTCGCAGCCCCAGAATGCTTCGACTCCACCTTCAATCGGACATGGAAGCCTCACCTCAGTATCCAGCCTGCCAAACCCACTTCTACCTCAGACTTCATCAAACAGCGTGATCTTCCCCAATCCGCTGGTTAGCATCGCTGCAACTGCTAACGCACTCGATCCTTTGTCCGCCCTTATGAAGCACCGCAAAGGAAAGCCACCAAATGTGTCAGTGTTTGAACCCAAGTCAAGCTCTGAGGATCCCTTTTTTAAACATAAATGCCGATTTTGTGCCAAGGTCTTTGGAAGTGACAGTGCTTTACAGATTCACCTCCGCTCGCATACAGGTGAAAGACCTTTTAAGTGTAACATATGTGGAAACCGCTTTTCCACAAAGGGCAACCTGAAAGTTCATTTTCAGAGGCATAAAGAGAAATACCCTCACATTCAGATGAACCCTTATCCTGTTCCAGAATACCTCGATAATGTGCCCACCTGCTCTGGAATCCCATATGGGATGTCACTGCCCCCTGAAAAGCCGGTCACAACGTGGTTAGACAGTAAACCTGTTTTACCAACTGTCCCGACTTCCATCGGGCTCCAGCTGCCCCCCACTATACCTGGTGTGAACAGTTATGGAGACTCTCCAAGTATCACTCCTATGAGCAGGTCACCCCAGAGGCCTTCTCCTGCCTCCAGTGAATGCACTTCTCTGTCCCCGAGCCTCAACACTTCTGAGTCAGGTGTTCCGGCATCTGCTGAATCCCCACAGCCCGTTCAGAGTGGCTCATCTCTGACAAAGGCAGAACCTGTCACTCTGCCTCCCACGAGCACACGGCTTGGGGATCTTTCTGCAGGTGGGCAAGTTTCTGCGGCTGCCACGTCTTCAATTCCTACGGTGGTTACAGACAGCAGTGTTGCAACAAGCCTCCCAAACCCTGTTCTTCCAGCAGTGTCTGACCAGTTTAAGGCAAAGTTTCCATTTGGTGGTCTGCTAGACTCTATGCAAACATCAGAAACCTCAAAACTACAACAGCTAGTGGAGAACATTGATAAGAAGATGACAGATCCAAATCAATGTGTCATTTGTCACCGTGTGCTTAGTTGTCAGAGTGCTCTCAAGATGCATTACAgaacacatacaggagaaagaccatttaaatgcaaaatttgtGGACGTGCCTTTACTACAAAAGGCAATCTAAAAACACATTTTGGAGTTCATCGAGCAAAGCCACCACTTAGAGTACAGCACTCGTGTCCCATTTGTCAGAAGAAATTTACAAACGCAGTTGTTCTTCAGCAGCACATTCGTATGCATATGGGTGGACAAATTCCGAACACACCGCTGCCAGAGGGCTTCCAGGATGCCATGGACTCAGAGCTTTCCTATGATGAGAAGAATGTCGACACACTGAGCAACTTCGATGATGACATTGATGAAAATTCTATGGAAGAGGACCCAGAACTAAAGGACACGGCAAGTGATTCATCCAAACCCCTTATCTCTTACTCTGGGTCATGTCCTTCTTCACCACCTTCTGTGATCTCCAGTATTGCTGCTTTGGAGAATCAAATGAAAATGATTGATTCTGTCATGAACTGTCAGCAGCTGACCAGTTTAAAATCCATAGAAAATGgatcaggggaaagtgaccattTGAGCAATGACTCCTCATCAGCTGTTGGTGATCTTGAAAGCCAGAGTGCAGGCAGCCCTGCAATGTCAGAGTCTTCTTCCTCCATGCAAGCTTTGTCTCCTGTGAATAGCAATAGTGAAAGTTTCAGATCAAAGTCCCCCGGTCTCAGTAACCAGGAAGAGCCACAAGAAATACaattaaagacagaaaaacCAGACAGTCCGCCACCCACAACTGAAAATGGAGGCGCATTAGACCTGACATCCACCAACCCGGGAAGACCGGTCATCAAAGAGGAGGCTCCTTTTAGTCTGCTGTTCCTGAACAGAGAACGTG GTCCCAGCCAAAGTACTCCTAGCCTGGTCACCAGTACAGCACCTACCATGATCAAAATGGAAGTGAATGGTCACAGCAAGCCGATCTCTTTGGGTGAGGTTCCCTCGCTTCCAGCTGGAatccaggttcctgctgcaCCACAGACAGTGATGAGTCCGGGGATCACCCCTATGCTGGCACCCCCCCCTCGCCGGACTCCCAAGCAGCACAACTGTCAGTCGTGCGGGAAGACCTTCTCCTCAGCAAGTGCACTGCAGATACACGAGCGCACCCATACCGGTGAAAAACCGTTTGGTTGCACAATCTGTGGTAGAGCTTTTACCACAAAGGGGAATCTTAAG GTTCACATGGGGACTCACATGTGGAATAACGCCCCTGCACGCCGTGGCAGACGCCTCTCTGTGGAAAACCCCATGGCTTTGCTCGGTGGCGATGCTCTCAAGTTCTCTGAGATGTTCCAGAAGGATTTGGCAGCTCGGGCCATGAATGTTGACCCCAATTTTTGGAACCAATATGCTGCAGCTATCACTAATGGACTTGCTATGAAGAACAATGAGATTTCTGTCATACAGAATGGAGGCATTCCTCAGCTCCCAGTAAGTTTAGGTGGAGGCGCCATCCCGCCTCTAAGTAACCTTACCGGTGGCATGGACAAAGCTCGCACAGGCAGCAGTCCTCCCATTGTCAGTCTGGACAAAGCAAGTTCTGAGACGGGAGCCAGTCGTCCATTCACCAGATTTATTGAGGATAATAAAGAGATTGGCATAAATTAA